The Impatiens glandulifera chromosome 3, dImpGla2.1, whole genome shotgun sequence genome contains a region encoding:
- the LOC124931336 gene encoding pentatricopeptide repeat-containing protein At3g23020, translating into MSSVKIPGGAGVPLYPPQDKSDLTRKFRKTQKNIHGDQTDRTIYRQTHDREMRFLPQPQSNNNGSVKIPDGSNAKNGSKTGSLTVKFQPAHRKGETENMHAKCSTKWSRYGGCIPMILEALETIKDLDSALKPWEECLNNKERTIILKEQTSWERAWEIFNWFKMKGCYELNVIHYNIMLRVLGKARKWTLVENLWLEMAERKILPINSTYGTLIDVYSKGGMRVEALKWLDLMNKSGMEPDEVTMGIVVQTYKKSGEFDKAEQFFNNWSICKSLSVKNTPKMLSLYTYNTLIDNFGKSGQLKEACETFDRMLEDGIVPTTVTFNTMIHIYGNNGRLGEVTSLIRKMEELNCPPDTRTYNILSFLYAKHGDIETARNYFRAMKQPDLVSYRTLLYALSIRLMVDEAEELIAEMDEQNLPIDEYTQSALTRMYLQANLIEKSWLWFSRFHLQGSMSSDCYSANIDAFGEHNCISEAEKAFNCCLDYKKSNVLVFNVMIKANGINRKFENACRILDSMESYDQLPDACSYNSLIQMLAGANLPDMALPYLRKMQKSGLVNDCIPYCAVISSFVKMDQLENAKLLHEEMVGFNVKPDVVVYGVLINAFANSGSVEEAVRYVDELKELRIPMNEIIYNSLIKLYTKVGYLKEAEETYEMLKSDVYSSNCMIDLYSERSMVKQAEGIFESLREKGTANEFSYAMMLCMYKKLGRLEEGHEIVKKMREMGFLNEVLSYNNVLGLYSLNGRFREGVKTFKEMIRSSVQPDDSTFKPLGVILVKCGVAEKAVVELEVLRRECPERGLQAWMSTLDSIVCLNKLNE; encoded by the coding sequence ATGAGTTCCGTCAAAATCCCCGGCGGCGCCGGAGTTCCGTTGTATCCGCCGCAGGATAAATCCGACCTTACCAGAAAGTTCCGGAAAACCCAGAAAAATATCCATGGCGACCAGACAGACCGAACAATTTACCGTCAAACTCACGACAGAGAAATGAGATTCTTACCTCAGCCTCAATCCAATAATAATGGTTCAGTCAAAATCCCAGACGGCAGCAACGCTAAAAATGGTTCCAAAACTGGGTCTTTAACGGTTAAGTTTCAACCGGCGCATAGAAAAGGCGAAACCGAGAATATGCACGCCAAGTGTTCGACAAAATGGTCTCGTTATGGAGGTTGCATCCCGATGATTCTGGAAGCTTTGGAAACTATTAAAGACTTAGATTCAGCGCTGAAACCGTGGGAAGAGTGTCTTAATAACAAGGAAAGGACTATAATCTTGAAGGAACAGACAAGCTGGGAACGTGCTTGGGAGATATTCAATTGGTTCAAGATGAAAGGCTGCTACGAGCTGAATGTtattcattataatataatgCTTAGGGTTCTTGGTAAAGCTAGGAAATGGACATTGGTTGAGAATTTGTGGTTAGAAATGGCAGAGAGGAAAATCTTGCCCATAAATTCTACTTATGGTACTCTTATTGATGTTTATAGTAAAGGAGGAATGAGAGTTGAAGCATTGAAGTGGTTGGATTTGATGAATAAATCTGGAATGGAACCTGATGAAGTGACAATGGGCATTGTTGTTCAAACCTACAAGAAATCAGGTGAGTTTGATAAAGCTGAACAGTTCTTCAATAATTGGTCAATTTGTAAATCATTGTCTGTTAAGAATACACCTAAAATGTTGAGTTTATACACTTACAACACCTTGATTGATAATTTCGGCAAATCGGGTCAGCTTAAAGAAGCCTGTGAAACATTTGATCGTATGCTTGAGGATGGAATTGTCCCGACCACAGTTACCTTCAATACAATGATTCACATTTATGGTAACAATGGCCGATTAGGGGAAGTAACTTCCTTGATTCGTAAAATGGAAGAGCTCAACTGCCCACCCGATACTCGAACTTATAATATTCTCAGTTTCCTCTACGCCAAACATGGTGATATTGAAACTGCGAGAAATTACTTCAGAGCAATGAAACAGCCGGATCTTGTCAGCTATCGTACCTTGCTGTACGCATTATCGATCAGACTGATGGTTGATGAGGCTGAAGAACTAATCGCAGAAATGGATGAACAAAATCTTCCTATCGACGAGTATACTCAATCCGCATTAACAAGGATGTATCTACAAGCTAACCTGATTGAGAAATCTTGGCTATGGTTTTCTAGGTTTCATCTTCAAGGATCGATGAGTTCAGATTGTTACTCAGCCAATATCGATGCTTTTGGCGAGCATAACTGCATTTCAGAAGCAGAGAAAGCTTTCAATTGTTGCCTCGATTACAAAAAGTCAAATGTGCTTGTTTTCAACGTGATGATAAAAGCAAACGGGATCAACAGAAAGTTCGAAAATGCTTGTAGGATTCTCGACAGCATGGAGTCATATGACCAACTTCCAGACGCTTGCAGTTACAATTCTCTAATCCAAATGCTGGCCGGAGCAAACCTGCCTGATATGGCCTTAccttatttaagaaaaatgcaGAAATCTGGCCTCGTTAACGATTGCATCCCTTATTGCGCAGTAATCTCCAGCTTTGTGAAGATGGATCAGCTGGAAAATGCGAAATTATTACACGAAGAAATGGTGGGATTCAACGTGAAGCCTGATGTCGTTGTTTATGGAGTTTTGATAAACGCGTTTGCCAATTCAGGTAGTGTCGAGGAAGCAGTAAGATATGTGGACGAATTGAAAGAACTGAGAATACCTATGAATGAGATTATATACAACTCGTTGATTAAGCTGTATACTAAAGTTGGATATTTAAAGGAAGCAGAGGAAACATACGAGATGCTGAAATCAGACGTTTATTCTTCAAATTGCATGATCGATTTGTACAGCGAGCGATCGATGGTGAAACAAGCTGAAGGGATTTTCGAGAGCTTGAGGGAAAAGGGTACTGCAAATGAGTTTTCGTATGCGATGATGCTTTGCATGTATAAGAAGCTGGGGCGGTTAGAAGAAGGACACGAGATTGTAAAGAAGATGAGGGAAATGGGATTTCTGAATGAGGTATTGAGTTATAACAATGTTCTTGGTTTGTATTCTTTGAATGGGAGATTTAGGGAAGGAGTAAAGACATTTAAGGAGATGATTAGATCGTCGGTTCAGCCTGACGATTCGACGTTTAAGCCACTTGGAGTGATTTTAGTTAAATGTGGAGTTGCGGAGAAGGCGGTTGTGGAGCTTGAAGTTTTAAGAAGGGAGTGTCCCGAAAGGGGGCTGCAGGCTTGGATGTCGACCCTCGATTCGATTGTatgtttaaataagttaaacGAATAG